In Bombus affinis isolate iyBomAffi1 chromosome 8, iyBomAffi1.2, whole genome shotgun sequence, the following proteins share a genomic window:
- the LOC126919208 gene encoding synaptojanin-1 translates to MAMGKGFRVYEKLKPPSPHSLILEQRNRKETVLFESQAVAVLSAEETDTLKGKYTKLLDAYGCLGVLQLNAGENTLLYLVLVTGCFSVGKIGESEVFRITQTHFVPLHYTQSNEDRVSEVRKVLNSGTFYFSWSANQEPLDITLSAQRRCKSTTTDNRFFWNRMLHIHLLRYGVDTSHWLLKAMCGSVEIRTVYVGHRQARAVLMSRLSCERAGTRFNVRGTNDDGHVANFVETEQVIYLDNEVTSYVQTRGSVPLFWEQPGIQVGSHKVKISRGSEASAPAFNRHLNMIKQRYGQQVIINLLGSSLIGSKEGEAMLSQLFQTHHNMSEHTDVPHILFDYHQECRGGNMKNLSKLKTKVDKYLESFSLFYAAGNTVILEQTGTIRTNCLDCLDRTNCVQTFFALEILSKQLGLLKLLEKQQMVSRFEEVFRQMWINNGNEVSKIYAGTGAIQGSSKLMDGARSAARTIQNNLLDSSKQEAIDILLLGSTLNTELADRARLLLPSNMLHAPPSVLREMCKRYNEYVATINLRISVGTYNVNGGKHFRSVVYKDVSLSDWLLDAPRKSSSLVSVEYDNIPVDIFAIGFEEIVDLNASNIMAASTDNAKAWAEELQKVLSRDTEYVLVTYQQLVGVCLYLFIRPEHAPYLRDVAVDCVKTGLGGATGNKGAAAIRCVLYSTSFCFVCAHFAAGQSQVNERNADYAEITRKITFPMGRTLNTHDYVFWCGDFNYRVDMDKDEMKEMIKRNEFDQILQYDQLKVQQEQGNVFKNFLEGPINFAPTYKYDLFSGDYDTSEKCRQPAWTDRVLWKRRKQVPDIDSPTDWNPGKLIHYGRAELKQSDHRPVIAIIDIDIHCVESEKRERVFKEVIQDLGPPDGTIVVKAVEESDDMDSVFDENFMMALLQDFSHIGEVILVRFVGETIWVTFRDGQCALSAARKGMTQVCGQALKLSLKSPNWVQLIEKEIELCSNTTVAQFVSNSPMRSPIHRLEQLDIGERSSPSRSSPNGIIPPPRPAPPGRPTQPPKSPVQDRKQGPRAGVFSVLPNQYPAPLAREREFDQSERLSPESAIYEEIMDGSPNYPIPNRPPPPLPRTDPLQEPSRPPNSKPPPLPQRQAPPPPQHPPPSLPASNAPPPIPARTSGGPPIPARNPH, encoded by the exons ATGGCGATGGGCAAAGGGTTTCGCGTCTACGAAAAGTTAAAACCACCTAGTCCTCATTCACTTATATTGGAACAACGAAATCGAAAGGAAACTGTTCTTTTCGAATCACAGGCAGTCGCTGTTCTTT CTGCTGAAGAAACAGACACTTTGAAAGGgaaatacacaaaattattAGATGCATATGGATGCTTAGGCGTATTGCAGTTAAATGCAGGTGAAAATACTTTATTATACCTTGTTCTTGTGACTGGCTGTTTTTCAGTTGGCAAAATAGGAGAGTCTGAAGTATTTAGAATTACACAGACTCATTTTGTACCACTTCATTATACACAAAGTAACGAGGATCGTGTATCTGAAGTTAGAAAAGTTCTCAACTCTggtacattttatttttcttggTCTGCTAATCAAGAGCCTCTTGATATTACCCTTAGTGCACAGAGAAGATGCAAATCTACAACAACTGACAATAGATTCTTTTG GAATCGAATGTTACATATACATTTATTAAGATATGGTGTGGATACATCCCATTGGTTACTTAAAGCAATGTGTGGTAGTGTAGAAATTCGAACTGTATATGTTGGTCATAGACAAGCTCGTGCTGTCCTCATGTCTAGATTAAGTTGTGAACGGGCAGGCACAAG GTTTAATGTCAGAGGAACTAATGATGATGGTCATGTAGCAAATTTTGTAGAAACAGAGCAAGTAATATATTTAGATAATGAAGTAACCTCTTATGTGCAAACCAGGGGATCAGTTCCTTTATTCTGGGAACAGCCTGGTATACAGGTTGGTTCTCACAAAGTGAAAATTTCTCGTGGTTCTGAAGCTTCTGCACCAGCCTTTAATAGACATTTGAATATGATTAAACAAAGGTATGGCCAACAAGTAATTATCAATCTTCTTGGATCTAGTCTAATTGGGAGTAAAGAAGGAGAAGCAATGTTAAGTCAATTATTCCAAACTCATCATAATATGTCAGAACATACTGATGTACCTCATATTCTATTTGATTACCACCAAGAATGCAGAGGTGGAAATATGAAAAACCTTTCAAAGTTGAAAACAAAAGTAGATAAATATTTAGAATCATTTTCCTTGTTTTATGCGGCTGGTAATACTGTCATTCTTGAACAAACTGGGACTATTAGAACAAATTGTCTCGATTGTTTAGATAGAACAAATTGTGTACAAACATTTTTTGCACTGGAGATACTTAGCAAACAACTTGGATTATTAAAGTTACTTGAAAAACAGCAGATGGTTTCAAGATTTGAAGAAGTATTTAGACAAATGTGGATCAACAATGGTAATGAAGTAAGTAAAATATATGCTGGTACTGGGGCAATTCAAGGAAGTTCAAAATTAATGGATGGTGCAAGATCTGCAGCTAGAacaatacaaaataatttattagacTCCAGTAAACAAGAAGCTATTGACATTTTGTTATTGGGATCAACTTTAAATACTGAATTAGCAGATAGAGCTCGATTACTTTTACCTTCTAATATGCTACACGCTCCACCCAGCGTTCTCAGAGAAATGTGTAAAAGATATAATGAGTATGTAGCTACAATAAATCTCAGAATAAGTGTTGGTACCTACAACGTTAATGGAGGGAAACACTTCCGAAGTGTCGTGTACAAAGATGTGTCTCTTTCTGATTGGTTACTAGATGCTCCACGAAAATCATCAT CTCTAGTATCAGTTGAATATGACAATATTCCTGTAGATATATTTGCGATAGGATTCGAAGAAATCGTTGACTTGAATGCTAGCAACATAATGGCTGCTAGTACTGATAATGCAAAAGCTTGGGCAGAGGAATTGCAAAAAGTACTTTCTCGGGATACTGAATATGTTTTGGTCACATATCAACAATTAGTCGGTGTTTGTCTTTATTTATTCATACGACCTGAGCATGCACCTTATTTAAGAGATGTAGCTGTAGATTGTGTAAAAACCGGTTTGGGAGGTGCAACAGGAAATAAAGGAGCTGCTGCTATTAGATGCGTATTGTATTCCACGTCCTTTTGTTTTGTTTGTGCACATTTTGCTGCTGGTCAATCTCAAGTGAATGAACGCAATGCAGATTATGCGGAAATTACGCGAAAAATTACCTTCCCTATGGGAAGAACATTGAATACTCACGATTACGTATTTTGGTGTGGAGATTTCAATTACAGGGTTGATATGGATAAGGATGAGATGAAAGAAATGatcaaaagaaacgaatttgaTCAAATATTACAATATGATCAGTTGAAG GTTCAACAGGAGCAAGGAAATGTTTTCAAAAATTTTTTGGAAGGTCCTATTAACTTTGCTCCAACATACAAGTATGATCTTTTTTCTGGTGACTATGATACTAGTGAAAAATGTCGACAACCTGCTTGGACGGATAGAGTATTGTGGAAACGTCGAAAACAAGTACCTGATATCG ATTCCCCTACAGATTGGAATCCAGGAAAATTAATTCATTATGGCAGAGCAGAATTGAAACAAAGTGATCATCGGCCGGTTATTGCCAttatagatatagatattcaTTGCGTTGAATCTGAAAAGCGTGAACGAGTATTCAAAGAAGTGATTCAAGATTTGGGTCCACCTGATGGCACTATAGTAGTTAAAGCAGTTGAAGAATCGGATGATATGGACAGTGTGTTTGATGAAAATTTCATGATGGCTCTATTGCAAGATTTCTCTCATATTGGTGAAGTAATCCTTGTCAGATTCGTCGGTGAAACAATCTGGGTAACATTTAGAGATGGACAATGTGCTTTGTCAGCAGCAAGAAAAGGTATGACTCAAGTATGTGGTCAAGCCTTGAAATTATCATTGAAATCTCCAAACTGGGTACAActaattgaaaaagaaatagaacTTTGCAGTAATACTACAGTTGCACAGTTTGTTTCAAATTCTCCAATGAGGAGCCCTATCCATAGATTAGAACAATTAGACATAGGGGAACGATCATCCCCTAGTAGAAGTAGTCCAAATGGAATAATTCCTCCTCCCAGACCAGCTCCGCCAGGGCGTCCAACTCAACCACCAAAAAGTCCAGTACAAGATCGAAAACAAGGACCACGAGCTGGTGTATTTAGCGTGTTGCCCAATCAATATCCAGCACCTTTAGCTAGAGAAAGAGAATTTGACCAAAGCGAAAGGTTATCTCCGGAATCTGCAATTTATGAAGAAATAATGGATGGATCACCTAACTACCCCATACCAAACCGTCCACCACCTCCATTACCTCGTACGGATCCTTTGCAAGAACCTAGTAGGCCACCCAATTCTAAACCACCTCCACTACCTCAAAGACAAGCTCCTCCTCCTCCTCAACATCCACCACCTAGTTTACCCGCGTCGAATGCTCCACCACCAATTCCGGCAAGAACATCAGGTGGACCACCCATTCCAGCTAGAAATCCACATTAA
- the LOC126919262 gene encoding guanine nucleotide-binding protein G(i) subunit alpha, with product MGCAVSTIGEKEAAERSKKIDKDLRADGERAASEVKLLLLGAGESGKSTIVKQMKIIHETGYSNEECEQYKPVVCSNTVQSLMTIIRAMGQLRIDFADPNKADIARQFFTLASAAEEGELTGELALLMKRLWQDAGVQLCFTRSREYQLNDSAAYYLNALDRIAQPNYIPTQQDVLRTRVKTTGIVETHFSFKGLHFKMFDVGGQRSERKKWIHCFEGVTAIIFCVALSGYDLVLAEDEEMNRMIESMKLFDSICNSKWFVETSIILFLNKKDLFEEKITRSPLTICFPEYKGANTYEECASYIQMKFENLNKRKDQKQIYTHFTCATDTSNIQFVFDAVTDVIIKNNLSNCGLLS from the exons ATGGGTTGTGCGGTGAGCACCATCGGCGAGAAAGAAGCTGCGGAAAGGTCTAAGAAGATCGACAAGGATCTCAGAGCCGATGGGGAACGGGCCGCCAGTGAGGTCAAGCTCCTCTTGCTTG GAGCTGGAGAATCTGGAAAATCTACTATAgtaaaacaaatgaaaattaTCCATGAAACTGGCTATAGTAATGAAGAATGTGAACAATATAAACCTGTAGTTTGTAGTAATACAGTTCAAAGTCTTATGACAATAATTAGAGCCATGGGTCAACTTAGAATTGACTTTGCAGACCCTAATAAAGCG GATATAGCACGTCAATTCTTTACCCTAGCTTCTGCAGCAGAGGAGGGTGAGCTAACTGGGGAACTGGCACTATTAATGAAACGATTATGGCAGGACGCTGGAGTACAACTTTGTTTCACACGTAGTAGGGAATATCAGCTCAATGATTCTGCGGCATATTACCTTAATGCTTTAGATCGTATAGCACAACCTAATTATATTCCTACTCAGCAAGATGTTCTTAGAACACGTGTGAAAACAACAGGAATAGTAGAAACACACTTTTCTTTCAAAGGCTTACATTTTAA AATGTTTGATGTGGGTGGTCAAAGatcagaaagaaagaaatggatACACTGTTTTGAAGGAGTTACTGCAATCATATTTTGTGTTGCATTAAGTGGATACGACTTGGTTCTTGCAGAGGATGAAGAAATGAATAGAATGATAGAGTCGATGAAATTGTTTGATTCTATCTGTAATAGTAAGTGGTTTGTTGAAACATCAATCATTTTATTCCTAAACAAAAAAGATCTTTTTGAGGAAAAGATCACTAGGAGCCCATTGACTATTTGTTTCCCAGAGTATAAGGGTGCCAATACATATGAAGAATGTGCTTCTTACattcaaatgaaattcgaaaatttgaataaaagaaaagatcAGAAACAAATTTACACGCATTTTACATGTGCTACTGACACATCTAATATACAGTTTGTGTTTGATGCTGTAACCGATGTTATAATCAAAAACAATTTGAGTAATTGTGGTTTATTAAGTTAA